DNA sequence from the Cellulophaga sp. HaHaR_3_176 genome:
TTTTGAGAATAGAATGACGACTGCTGAAGAAATTGGCGATACCGTTGCTTTTTTACTTTCGAGTGTCTCAAGTCACACCACAGGGCAATTGTTATATGTAGATGGTGGCTATACGCATTTAGACCGTTCAATAGAATAATCACCCAAAAATAGTAACAAATGAAACGCTATTGCTTGGCACTTGATCTTAAAGATGATCAAAAATTAATAGATGAGTATGTTGCTTATCATAAAAAGGTATGGCCAGATATTTTAGAAAGTATCAAAGCATCAGGTATTCATACTGCTGAAATTTATCTGGTTCAGAATCGGTTATTTATGATGCTTGAAACACAAGAAAATTTCTCTTTTGAAAAAAAAAATGAAATGGACTTAAGTAATAATACCGTTCAAGAATGGGAAAATTTAATGTGGACCTATCAACAAGCATTACCAGGTTCTAAACCAGGTGAAAAGTGGAAATTGATGGATTGCATTTTTAAATTATAATATAAAATCAGAGAAACGACTATAGCACAATGGCACATACTTTTAATACAAAATACCCATCTATAGATGATCTTAGAACAAAAGCAAAAAAACGAATGCCTCGTTTTGCTTTTGAATATTTAGATGGTGGCTGTAACGAAGATGTTAATCTACATAGAAATACATCAGAATTACGAGAGGTACAATTAAAGCCAAATTATTTACGATCGTTTAATGGATCAAGCTTAAAAACATCATTGTTTGGTGTAGAGTACGATGCACCTTTTGGTATAGCACCAGTTGGTTTACAGGGGCTTATGTGGCCAAATTCGCCTGAAATATTAGCCAAAGCAGCTTTTGAGCATAATGTGCCTTTTATACTAAGTACTGTAACAACAAGTAGTATTGAACGTGTTAGTGAGTTAACAGAAGGCAAAGCGTGGTTTCAATTGTATCATCCAGCTAAAACTGATTTACGAGATGATATTATAAAAAGAGCTGAAGCAGCACATTGCCCTGTATTAGTTATTTTATGCGATGTGCCTACTTTTGGTTTTCGTCCTAGAGATATTCGAAACGGGTTAGCAATGCCTCCAAAAATGAGCATTCAGAATATTTTACAAGTTTTAGGCAAACCAACTTGGGCATTAAATACTTTAAAATATGGGCAACCAAATTTTGAAACCTTAAAACCATATATGCCAAAAGGTTTAGATTTAAAACAACTAGGTAAATTTATGGACCAAACTTTTTCAGGTCGTTTAAATGCCGAAAGAATAAAACCGATTCGCGATATGTGGAAAGGTAAAATAGTTTTAAAAGGTGTAGCCTCTCATGAAGATGCAGAAGAAGCGATTCGTTTAGGTTTAGATGGTATTATTGTGTCGAACCATGGTGGTAGGCAGTTAGATGCAGGAGAATCTACCATTAGACCTTTAGAAACTATAGCAGAAAAATACGGTGATAAAATTACGGTAATGATGGATAGTGGTATTCGTTCGGGGCCAGATGTGGCTAGAACCTTAGCTAGTGGCGCAGACTTCACTTTTTTAGGGCGTAGTTTTATGTATGGTGTCGGAGCACTTGGTAAGCAAGGCGGAGATCATACCATATCATTACTTAAAGCAGAATTGCAACAGGTTATGGAGCAGCTTTGTTGTGAGAATACAAGTGATCTGAGTAAAAATTTAATCAAACAAAAATTCAAATAAAATGAGAAGCAGTATATTTTATGTAAGTGCTTTAATCGGTATAACTTTTTTAAGTTGTGGGGAGCAGAAAAAAGAGCATACCATTATAACGATAAAAAATAATTTAGAAATTCCGCGTGCTTTTGAAACGGTAGAGGTTTCTAAAAAAGAGATAGTATTAGGCGAAAATCAAAAATTCGAAAATATTATAGTACGCGATATGGCAACGCAAGAGCGTTTAATCACGCAATTTGTAGATGAAAATAGCGATGGTGTTGCTGATGTAGTGTTATTTCAACCAGAAGTGGAACCAATATCAGAAAAAAAGTATGAAATAGTAGTTTTAGATTCTGTTGCAGCGCAAGATGTTACAGCCTATTGTTACTCACGTTTTGTGCCAGAACGTACTGATGATTATGCTTGGGAGAATAACAAAGTAGCATTTAGAACCTATGGGCCAGTAGCACAAAAAATGGTTGAAGATTCTGTTTCTGGTGGTACATTATCATCAGGTATTGATGCTTGGTTAAAAAAAGTAGAATATCCGATAATTAATAAATGGTATGCTAAAAATGATATCAACCCTGGGGAATATCATATAGATTCAGGCGAAGGATTAGATAATTTTCATGTAGGCTCAAGTAGAGGAGTAGGTGGTGTTGCGGTTAAAAAAGACACGACATATTATATTTCTAAAAACTTTACCGAATGGGAAACCATTACTACAGGTCCTATCAGAACAAGTTTTGTTTTAAATTATGCTGATTGGGATGCTGATGGACAAAAAATTACAGAAGAGAAACATATATCGTTAGATTACGGTAATAACTTATCTAAATTTGAAATACACACGACAGGCACAACCGTATTATCAGTGGGTTTAACGCTTCATAAAAAAGAAGGTGTTGGTACTGAAAAAGTAGATCAAGGCTGGGTGTCATATTGGGAGCCGCATGAAGGTTCAGAGTTAGGGACTGGAATCGTAGCCGCAAATGGTACTATGATTGCATCAGAGAATTATGATACTAACATGACCGATAGAAGTAATTTATACGCACAGTTAAAAGTTGAAAATGGTAAAGTGGTTTATTATTCAGGTTTCGCTTGGAAAGAATCAAAGCAATACCCAACAAAAGCATCTTGGGAAGCTTATTTAGAAGAGTTCGCGCTTAAAATAAATAACCCATTAGAAGTGAGTTTAAAGTAAAAACTAAATTAAAATAGATTATTATACGCCTCGTAGCATTTTGTTACGGGGCTTTTTTACAAATTTTAGCTCTAATTACTTATATGCCCTATTGATGTAGAAAACCGTAATAGTTCTCCATTACTTTTTACGAAATTTGAATATATTAAAAGGAAAAGTTTTTATAGTAAATAAATATATCTAGAATTTTTTCAAATTAATGAAGGATTTCGGAAGCTAGCTTCTAAATAAAAGATTTGTGAAACCTTGAGGAAATACAAAACCTTCCTTAACTAATATTATACAAAATAATAAATTTTGAAGGCTTATGTGTAAACTAACAAATACTATAAAATTTTGTATTTGTATTGATGAATAAATACTGAAGAATTAAATTATTATTGAATATTACAAAGGTTTTAGATATAAACCTCGATGATTAATAATAAAAACAAACCCCAAAAACAAGAATGCTTCGGGGGGTTGTAACCTACTATAAAAAACTAAATAGTTATATATTTTTGTTATTTACTAAACTTTACTGGACACCCAATTGATTTCGTAAAATTAGGATTTGGCTTTTCTCCATTTTCTAAGGCTTGAATAGCATTTTCAACATATTTTACTTTTACATCTTTAGCATTTTTAGCGTTATCATCAATAGTACCAATATACTGCACGGTTAATTCTGCATCTAATAAAAACACATGAGGTGTTCTTAAAGCTCCATATTGTGGTACTATTTTTTGATCTGTATCAGCTAGATACACAAAAGGGAAGTCTTTTTCATTGGCTCTTTTTTGCATAGCTTCATAACTTTCTCGTTCGTTAGTAGCACTAACATTTGGGTTAATAGCTACCACAGAATATCCTTTAGGTGCATATTCTTGATGTAATGAAATTAAACGATCTTCATACATTTTAGCAAACGGACATTCGTTACAGGTAAAAACAACAATATACCCTTTTGCATCTTCAATATCAGACAATGAAAATTGAAGGCCATCAACATTTTTAAGCTCAAAATCAGTGGCTTTGTCACCAATTTTGTATCCTGTCATTTCGCTCAAACTTTCCGATTGTTCAGGGTTGTGTCCTCCACTAGGAGGGCCTTTGTGTTCACCATTAGCAGGACGACCTTTTCTGTCTTGTGCATTTACATTACTAATAGTCATAAAGCTGCATACTAAAAGTGCAGCTATTAAAAATAAGTTACTTTTTTTCATGTTATTTGTTTTTTATCGTTTTATTAATTTCATTTTCTAGGTCTTGAATATCATTAAAAGGGCGTTCATGATAGGAACGGTTTTCATTATTGAATATAATTGTAAATGGTATAGCTCCAGACCATTTAGGGTTAACTTTATCTATCCAAGAATTGGCATCTGGGTCGTCTAATAAAACAACGTTTGATGTAATTCCTTTTTTCTTTAAAAAGGGTTTTAGTTTGGTATCTACATCTTCAGGAAAATCTAAACTAACTAAAAGCACTTCAACATTCGGATTGTTTTTTTCATACTCTTGAAATACAGGTAACTCTTTAATACAAGGCGCACACCACATTGCCCAAAAGTTGACGATATAAATTTTATCAGATTTTGTGTGTAATAA
Encoded proteins:
- a CDS encoding L-rhamnose mutarotase — protein: MKRYCLALDLKDDQKLIDEYVAYHKKVWPDILESIKASGIHTAEIYLVQNRLFMMLETQENFSFEKKNEMDLSNNTVQEWENLMWTYQQALPGSKPGEKWKLMDCIFKL
- a CDS encoding alpha-hydroxy acid oxidase is translated as MAHTFNTKYPSIDDLRTKAKKRMPRFAFEYLDGGCNEDVNLHRNTSELREVQLKPNYLRSFNGSSLKTSLFGVEYDAPFGIAPVGLQGLMWPNSPEILAKAAFEHNVPFILSTVTTSSIERVSELTEGKAWFQLYHPAKTDLRDDIIKRAEAAHCPVLVILCDVPTFGFRPRDIRNGLAMPPKMSIQNILQVLGKPTWALNTLKYGQPNFETLKPYMPKGLDLKQLGKFMDQTFSGRLNAERIKPIRDMWKGKIVLKGVASHEDAEEAIRLGLDGIIVSNHGGRQLDAGESTIRPLETIAEKYGDKITVMMDSGIRSGPDVARTLASGADFTFLGRSFMYGVGALGKQGGDHTISLLKAELQQVMEQLCCENTSDLSKNLIKQKFK
- a CDS encoding DUF4861 family protein: MRSSIFYVSALIGITFLSCGEQKKEHTIITIKNNLEIPRAFETVEVSKKEIVLGENQKFENIIVRDMATQERLITQFVDENSDGVADVVLFQPEVEPISEKKYEIVVLDSVAAQDVTAYCYSRFVPERTDDYAWENNKVAFRTYGPVAQKMVEDSVSGGTLSSGIDAWLKKVEYPIINKWYAKNDINPGEYHIDSGEGLDNFHVGSSRGVGGVAVKKDTTYYISKNFTEWETITTGPIRTSFVLNYADWDADGQKITEEKHISLDYGNNLSKFEIHTTGTTVLSVGLTLHKKEGVGTEKVDQGWVSYWEPHEGSELGTGIVAANGTMIASENYDTNMTDRSNLYAQLKVENGKVVYYSGFAWKESKQYPTKASWEAYLEEFALKINNPLEVSLK
- a CDS encoding thioredoxin family protein — encoded protein: MKKSNLFLIAALLVCSFMTISNVNAQDRKGRPANGEHKGPPSGGHNPEQSESLSEMTGYKIGDKATDFELKNVDGLQFSLSDIEDAKGYIVVFTCNECPFAKMYEDRLISLHQEYAPKGYSVVAINPNVSATNERESYEAMQKRANEKDFPFVYLADTDQKIVPQYGALRTPHVFLLDAELTVQYIGTIDDNAKNAKDVKVKYVENAIQALENGEKPNPNFTKSIGCPVKFSK
- a CDS encoding TlpA disulfide reductase family protein; this encodes MKLRILALFLIFISFSNAQSNSNETAPKKKTSEINKTIPILNFSSLEPLLHTKSDKIYIVNFWAMWCAPCIKELPVFQEYEKNNPNVEVLLVSLDFPEDVDTKLKPFLKKKGITSNVVLLDDPDANSWIDKVNPKWSGAIPFTIIFNNENRSYHERPFNDIQDLENEINKTIKNK